Proteins from a single region of Phoenix dactylifera cultivar Barhee BC4 unplaced genomic scaffold, palm_55x_up_171113_PBpolish2nd_filt_p 001428F, whole genome shotgun sequence:
- the LOC103723643 gene encoding probable serine/threonine-protein kinase PBL16 isoform X1 yields the protein MGNCLFGGNPSIYTVSSNAKLESPKVQSPVKEEGKEESKLPSNPKEVEDLRRDGAANPLIAFTLNELKIITGNFRQDHVLGGGGFGSVYKGFITEDLREDLHPLHVAVKVHDGDNSFQGHREWLTEVIFLGQLSHPNLVKLVGYCCEGEHRMLIYEFMARGSVEDSLFSRGLHPLPWSIRMRIAIGAAKGLAFLHEAEKPVIYRDFKTSNILLDQEYNAKLSDFGLAKDGPVGDKSHVSTRIMGTNGYAAPEYIMTGHLTAMSDVYSYGVVLLELLTGRKSVDKFLLARGETLTDWAFPLLPQKKKVLSIVDPRLNGDYPVKAVHKVAMLAYHCLNRNPKARPLMRDIVDCLEPLQVPMETPNTGSN from the exons ATGGGTAATTGCTTGTTTGGAGGGAACCCATCCATTTATACAGTATCTTCCAATGCAAAGTTAG aATCTCCAAAAGTCCAGAGTCCagtaaaagaagaagggaaggaggagagCAAATTGCCCTCAAATCCTAAGGAAGTCGAGGACTTGCGGCGTGACGGAGCTGCAAACCCACTGATAGCATTTACTCTCAATGAACTTAAGATCATCACAGGGAATTTCAGGCAGGACCATGTTCTTGGTGGAGGGGGGTTTGGAAGTGTTTATAAAGGATTTATAACTGAAGATCTTAGGGAAGATCTTCATCCTCTTCACGTAGCTGTGAAGGTCCATGATGGTGATAACAGTTTTCAGGGTCACCGAGAATGGCTG ACTGAGGTTATATTCCTCGGGCAACTTTCTCATCCGAATTTGGTGAAATTGGTTGGATACTGCTGCGAAGGCGAGCACCGGATGCTAATATACGAGTTCATGGCTCGTGGCAGTGTCGAAGACAGTCTCTTTTCAA GAGGATTGCATCCCCTTCCTTGGTCTATCAGAATGAGAATTGCAATTGGTGCTGCAAAAGGGCTTGCTTTTCTGCATGAAGCTGAAAAACCTGTCATATATCGTGATTTTAAAACATCTAATATATTGCTAGACCAG GAGTACAATGCCAAGCTTTCTGATTTCGGGCTTGCAAAAGATGGACCAGTTGGTGATAAATCCCATGTTTCTACTCGAATTATGGGTACTAATGGTTATGCAGCTCCCGAGTATATTATGACAG GGCATTTGACTGCAATGAGTGATGTTTACAGCTATGGTGTGGTCCTGCTTGAGCTCCTCACTGGAAGGAAATCCGTGGACAAGTTCCTCCTTGCCCGAGGAGAGACCCTCACTGACTGGGCCTTCCCACTGCTTCCCCAGAAGAAGAAAGTCCTCAGCATTGTAGACCCCAGGTTGAATGGAGACTACCCTGTCAAGGCTGTGCATAAGGTAGCCATGCTGGCCTACCACTGTCTGAACCGTAACCCGAAGGCAAGGCCTCTAATGAGAGACATTGTCGACTGCTTGGAACCTCTTCAGGTACCCATGGAGACTCCAAATACTGGTAGCAACTGA
- the LOC103723643 gene encoding probable serine/threonine-protein kinase PBL16 isoform X2, whose product MQKSPKVQSPVKEEGKEESKLPSNPKEVEDLRRDGAANPLIAFTLNELKIITGNFRQDHVLGGGGFGSVYKGFITEDLREDLHPLHVAVKVHDGDNSFQGHREWLTEVIFLGQLSHPNLVKLVGYCCEGEHRMLIYEFMARGSVEDSLFSRGLHPLPWSIRMRIAIGAAKGLAFLHEAEKPVIYRDFKTSNILLDQEYNAKLSDFGLAKDGPVGDKSHVSTRIMGTNGYAAPEYIMTGHLTAMSDVYSYGVVLLELLTGRKSVDKFLLARGETLTDWAFPLLPQKKKVLSIVDPRLNGDYPVKAVHKVAMLAYHCLNRNPKARPLMRDIVDCLEPLQVPMETPNTGSN is encoded by the exons ATGCAAA aATCTCCAAAAGTCCAGAGTCCagtaaaagaagaagggaaggaggagagCAAATTGCCCTCAAATCCTAAGGAAGTCGAGGACTTGCGGCGTGACGGAGCTGCAAACCCACTGATAGCATTTACTCTCAATGAACTTAAGATCATCACAGGGAATTTCAGGCAGGACCATGTTCTTGGTGGAGGGGGGTTTGGAAGTGTTTATAAAGGATTTATAACTGAAGATCTTAGGGAAGATCTTCATCCTCTTCACGTAGCTGTGAAGGTCCATGATGGTGATAACAGTTTTCAGGGTCACCGAGAATGGCTG ACTGAGGTTATATTCCTCGGGCAACTTTCTCATCCGAATTTGGTGAAATTGGTTGGATACTGCTGCGAAGGCGAGCACCGGATGCTAATATACGAGTTCATGGCTCGTGGCAGTGTCGAAGACAGTCTCTTTTCAA GAGGATTGCATCCCCTTCCTTGGTCTATCAGAATGAGAATTGCAATTGGTGCTGCAAAAGGGCTTGCTTTTCTGCATGAAGCTGAAAAACCTGTCATATATCGTGATTTTAAAACATCTAATATATTGCTAGACCAG GAGTACAATGCCAAGCTTTCTGATTTCGGGCTTGCAAAAGATGGACCAGTTGGTGATAAATCCCATGTTTCTACTCGAATTATGGGTACTAATGGTTATGCAGCTCCCGAGTATATTATGACAG GGCATTTGACTGCAATGAGTGATGTTTACAGCTATGGTGTGGTCCTGCTTGAGCTCCTCACTGGAAGGAAATCCGTGGACAAGTTCCTCCTTGCCCGAGGAGAGACCCTCACTGACTGGGCCTTCCCACTGCTTCCCCAGAAGAAGAAAGTCCTCAGCATTGTAGACCCCAGGTTGAATGGAGACTACCCTGTCAAGGCTGTGCATAAGGTAGCCATGCTGGCCTACCACTGTCTGAACCGTAACCCGAAGGCAAGGCCTCTAATGAGAGACATTGTCGACTGCTTGGAACCTCTTCAGGTACCCATGGAGACTCCAAATACTGGTAGCAACTGA